One Onthophagus taurus isolate NC chromosome 11, IU_Otau_3.0, whole genome shotgun sequence genomic window carries:
- the LOC111424120 gene encoding programmed cell death protein 2 translates to MSSRVDLGFAEKSQLKELQSHFFPSKIGGKPAWLSLENVPNLECKSCNQPTSFLCQVYAPFEEDEKNFHRTVFVFVCMNCSLNTPDTIKVFRSNIPRKNDFYSDEPPNENDDTDFSVSKWVKLCELCGGKANKCCSKCKKVMYCCKEHQVMDWKENHKELCGKGEMVEKKKSRHLFDEYKIVIEEEEIDLKPEIDENKEVEKLKELELQGLSLQDISEEEIEAHSSLITDKTFQKFQKHIKNYPDQILRYERGGEPLWIAEEPIPESIPNCDNCGEPRQFEFQIMPQILNLLSKDCVLDWGILAVYTCVKSCDIGNKYVCEFIFKQDVCK, encoded by the coding sequence ATGTCATCACGTGTAGATTTAGGCTTTGCAGAAAAATCTCAATTAAAAGAGTTACAATCTCATTTCTTTCCAAGTAAAATCGGTGGAAAACCAGCTTGGTTATCGTTAGAAAACGTTCCAAACTTAGAATGTAAATCCTGCAATCAACCCACATCGTTTTTATGCCAAGTTTATGCCCCTTTTGAAGAAGACGAAAAGAATTTCCACCGAACCGTATTTGTTTTCGTATGTATGAATTGTTCTTTAAATACTCCTGATACAATAAAAGTCTTTAGAAGCAACATTCCtaggaaaaatgatttttattccGATGAACCACCAAATGAAAATGACGATACAGATTTTTCTGTATCGAAATGGGTGAAATTGTGTGAATTATGCGGAGGAAAGGCTAATAAATGTTGTAGTAAATGTAAAAAAGTGATGTATTGTTGTAAAGAACACCAAGTTATGGATTGGAAAGAAAATCATAAAGAACTTTGTGGAAAAGGCGAAATGgtcgaaaagaaaaaatcaagaCATTTATTTGATGAGTATAAAATAgttattgaagaagaagaaattgatttaaagccagaaattgacgaaaataaagaagttgaaaaattaaaagaattagaaTTGCAAGGTTTAAGCTTACAAGATATatcagaagaagaaattgaagcCCATTCATCTTTAATTACCgataaaacatttcaaaaatttcaaaaacacaTCAAGAATTATCCCGATcaaattttaagatatgaAAGAGGTGGTGAACCACTTTGGATAGCTGAAGAACCCATTCCTGAGTCAATTCCTAATTGTGATAATTGTGGAGAACCTCGACAAtttgaatttcaaataatgccacaaattctaaatttattatctaaagATTGCGTTCTTGATTGGGGTATATTGGCCGTTTACACATGTGTGAAAAGTTGTGATATAGGAAATAAGTATGTttgtgaatttatttttaaacaagatgtttgcaaataa
- the LOC111424159 gene encoding uncharacterized protein — translation MPTTENATLQRIQKEISEVIEREKELRSLQNGNTTNLNNKSDESDHENQVEKVDTPPETRPILQHSKSLGAYSFSNNSNGINNSNNNTALRKFTQNPAAKGVMHKFIKSRGKLTAASLMGSQSASSSPSNSSAPILNPNSQAQIWNIPDSFEPPKILDPSQCIRKGFIPFEEKLKKELEDLHMREMELRSERRKSQPDFSSLVEIEPPPLLAEVGMKKARSMAQLYNPEEYNSLSPGASNLKAARSLAALCDTNEEELDAPGSHFLINQFEEMIQKNQGVRC, via the coding sequence atgCCCACAACGGAAAACGCAACGCTTCAACGAATCCAGAAAGAAATTTCGGAAGTTATCGAAAGAGAAAAGGAGTTAAGAAGCCTTCAAAATGGTAATAcaactaatttaaataataaaagtgatGAAAGTGATCACGAAAATCAAGTAGAAAAAGTTGATACACCACCAGAAACCAGACCTATTCTTCAACATAGTAAATCATTAGGAGCTTATTCATTTTCTAACAATTCCAATGGAATAAATAATTCCAATAATAACACCGCGCTAAGAAAATTTACTCAAAACCCCGCAGCAAAAGGAGTGAtgcataaatttattaaatcgaGAGGAAAACTTACTGCAGCTTCTTTGATGGGATCACAATCCGCATCCTCTTCTCCAAGCAACTCAAGCGCACCTATTTTAAATCCTAACTCCCAAGCCCAAATTTGGAATATTCCAGACTCTTTTGAACCACCAAAAATATTGGATCCATCGCAGTGTATTAGAAAAGGTTTTATTCCATttgaggaaaaattaaaaaaggaattggAAGATTTGCACATGAGGGAAATGGAGTTAAGGTCTGAAAGAAGGAAATCGCAACCCGATTTTAGTTCTTTGGTTGAAATTGAACCACCACCACTATTGGCGGAAGTTGGAATGAAAAAGGCGAGATCAATGGCTCAGCTTTATAACCCGGAAGAGTATAATAGTCTTAGTCCAGGAGCTTCAAACTTAAAAGCTGCGCGATCTTTAGCTGCACTTTGCGACACAAACGAAGAAGAACTTGATGCCCCAGGATCACATTTcctaataaatcaatttgaagAGATGATTCAAAAGAATCAAGGTGTTAGGTGTTGA
- the LOC111424161 gene encoding protein FAM177A1: MEMSQIPELSSTNVKVKVPKRVVYFSDGVVEEFSDDETDQPSAEQEQQVVDPKTLPWRDWFVFKSWAAATGTLSAIDYMGEWLASVFGITTPKYQFEIDEYHRRQAEKKEEEENVSGWTTQNESERNVTQQPNTTSQN; this comes from the exons atggaaatgtCCCAGATCCCTGAATTGAGTTCGACCAACGTCAAAGTGAAAGTACCCAAACGAGTCGTTTATTTTAGCGATGGTGTGGTCGAAGAGTTTAGTGACGACGAAACCGATCAACCTTCAGCGGAACAAGAGCAACAAGTCGTAGATCCT aAAACTCTTCCATGGCGAGATTGGTTCGTTTTTAAATCTTGGGCAGCAGCAACGGGAACTTTATCGGCAATCGATTATATGGGCGAATGGTTGGCTTCGGTATTTGGGATAACAACTCCAAAGTACCAATTTGAAATCGATGAGTACCATCGGAGACAAGCGGAAAAAAAGgaggaagaagaaaatgttagcGGATGGACTACGCAAAATGAATCTGAAAGGAATGTTACCCAACAGCCTAATACAACATCtcaaaattaa
- the LOC111424160 gene encoding NADH dehydrogenase [ubiquinone] 1 beta subcomplex subunit 5, mitochondrial-like, whose product MINFSSLNHKLFKSSFQKHYMSSHNLFPHGPSRFQWKKFKDLMNMYLLISIIPLGGLITYCHIYIGPATLSEIPEDYVPKCWEYYKHPITRFIARYLVTDPQEDYEKYLHHIFEEDEKRRLRALESQIIFSLRDNLDYKSYYYRPVLAKYHRLHKQCADKIAEIMGD is encoded by the coding sequence atgattaattttagttcGCTGAATCATAAGCTTTTCAAGAGTTCTTTCCAAAAACATTATATGAGTTCTCATAATCTTTTCCCGCATGGTCCTTCAAGATTTCagtggaaaaagtttaaagATTTGATGAATATGTATCtattaatatcaataattcCTCTAGGAGGTTTAATAACGTACTGTCATATTTATATCGGACCAGCAACTTTATCGGAAATCCCTGAAGATTACGTTCCGAAATGTTGGGAATATTACAAACATCCCATAACTCGATTTATAGCGAGGTACCTCGTTACCGATCCTCAAGAAGattatgaaaaatatcttCACCATATTTTCGAAGAAGACGAAAAACGAAGATTGAGAGCATTAGAAAGTCAAATCATATTCAGTCTAAGAGATAATTTAGATTATAAGTCGTATTATTACCGACCGGTTTTAGCTAAATATCATCGATTACATAAACAATGCGCCGATAAAATTGCAGAAATAATGGgcgattaa